The Fibrobacter sp. UWT2 genome includes a window with the following:
- a CDS encoding ABC transporter permease has product MFLDVLRAIRKIYISHNIVLWLVLLILPVVTSVFMVNFFSAEIIQHVPIGLLKQDRSQLADKVEMALRADPVLEVAMECDDRSECEHAVIRGDLQAFIVLPYDMERRALRLETPVIPVYSSGQNYLTNTFAVKEIRSVISAIGADLFTKQMDDPIHVELKSVSNNSGNYQGFLGLGLVTAIFHLAGILAAVYLFSFPFRDHRVREFLKAAGGSRVVLGAATVLPLVVIQWLSMMAVYAYARRALTPMTFDEFVVVSAGQLAMILACSGAGAAFVGITGNMRMSSSVAGVIAGPAFAFAGQTFPVMAMPLVVRGFAFLLPLTHILKVQSTMLLGSVGKAHAWESIVVLLCMALFWHLLASKLLMLRWKVAEEKEADWEAREKLHLKDKLKNIAGAVYSDLSIRKAVATDVAARDVRKGGRND; this is encoded by the coding sequence GTGTTCCTTGATGTTTTAAGGGCGATTCGCAAAATCTATATCAGTCACAATATCGTGTTGTGGCTGGTGCTCCTGATTTTGCCGGTGGTGACATCGGTCTTTATGGTGAATTTCTTTTCGGCCGAAATCATTCAGCATGTGCCGATTGGACTTTTAAAGCAAGACCGCTCGCAGTTGGCCGATAAAGTTGAAATGGCCTTGCGCGCAGACCCTGTGCTCGAAGTTGCCATGGAATGCGACGATCGAAGCGAATGCGAACATGCGGTGATTCGCGGTGATTTGCAGGCGTTTATCGTGCTCCCGTACGACATGGAACGCCGGGCGCTCCGGCTTGAAACGCCTGTGATTCCGGTGTATTCGAGCGGCCAGAATTACCTCACGAATACCTTTGCGGTCAAGGAAATCCGCTCGGTGATTTCGGCGATTGGCGCCGACCTGTTTACCAAGCAAATGGACGACCCGATTCATGTAGAACTCAAGTCCGTGAGCAACAATAGCGGTAACTACCAGGGCTTTTTGGGGCTCGGGCTTGTGACGGCGATTTTTCATTTGGCAGGAATTTTGGCGGCGGTGTACCTGTTCAGTTTTCCGTTCCGCGATCACCGCGTCCGCGAATTCTTGAAGGCGGCGGGCGGCTCGCGCGTGGTGCTTGGCGCTGCGACGGTTTTGCCGCTGGTCGTGATTCAGTGGCTGTCGATGATGGCGGTGTATGCGTATGCTAGGCGTGCGCTTACTCCGATGACGTTCGATGAATTTGTGGTGGTGTCAGCAGGGCAGTTGGCGATGATTCTCGCTTGTTCCGGAGCGGGGGCCGCCTTTGTGGGCATTACGGGCAACATGCGTATGTCTTCGAGCGTGGCGGGCGTTATCGCCGGCCCCGCGTTTGCGTTTGCGGGCCAGACGTTCCCGGTGATGGCGATGCCCTTGGTGGTTCGCGGCTTTGCATTCCTGCTTCCGCTCACGCACATTTTGAAAGTGCAGTCTACCATGCTCTTGGGCTCGGTCGGCAAGGCCCATGCCTGGGAATCCATCGTGGTGCTTTTGTGCATGGCTCTGTTCTGGCATTTGCTGGCATCCAAGCTTTTGATGCTTCGCTGGAAGGTTGCCGAAGAAAAAGAGGCGGACTGGGAAGCCCGCGAAAAATTGCACCTGAAGGACAAGCTGAAAAATATTGCCGGCGCCGTATATTCGGATTTAAGTATCCGAAAGGCGGTCGCAACTGATGTGGCGGCAAGAGATGTTCGAAAAGGAGGCCGCAATGATTGA
- a CDS encoding ABC transporter permease: protein MIDLFKRLFKVAFAEWKLFYTDPAAVLLLVVAGVLYAFYYPTPYMKQTATDVPVAVVDLDHTVMSRELTQMSAAAQQIDVRYVFSDIREAEQAMAEEKIYGFMVIPKDMEKTLRNGGKTNVNVFTHGAYVMLHGNIGTAFTTCALTVGATTKVKRIALGKKVPAAKAIAMRDPIPISVQTMYNNTGSYSNYVVPSVLVLILQQTLVIGICILGGARAHRKFRKLQRDSSVENELMPYRYFGRSLAYFLHYCSFILFYHFVVYNVFEFPRRGEILPMVAFAIVFLFSVINFGMVLSQVFLRRETSMQLFLYMSIPILFLSNFSWPTELIPAWMKGFSCLLPSTFAIPAWLAIEQRGADIYDAASLLLPLALQAVFYLLLGLVLTNLRDGSKLKTGDM from the coding sequence ATGATTGACCTCTTTAAGCGACTTTTCAAGGTGGCGTTTGCCGAATGGAAACTTTTTTACACCGACCCCGCAGCCGTGCTGTTGCTGGTGGTGGCGGGCGTGCTTTACGCCTTCTATTACCCGACGCCTTACATGAAACAGACGGCTACAGATGTGCCTGTGGCTGTGGTGGATCTTGACCATACGGTCATGTCGCGCGAACTCACGCAGATGTCTGCCGCAGCCCAGCAAATCGATGTGCGCTACGTGTTTTCGGATATCCGCGAAGCGGAGCAGGCCATGGCCGAAGAGAAAATCTACGGTTTCATGGTGATTCCCAAAGACATGGAGAAAACGCTCCGTAACGGTGGCAAGACGAACGTGAACGTGTTTACGCACGGTGCCTACGTGATGCTCCACGGCAATATTGGAACCGCATTTACTACATGTGCATTGACTGTTGGGGCTACCACCAAAGTCAAACGGATTGCTTTAGGCAAAAAGGTGCCGGCCGCAAAGGCTATTGCCATGCGCGACCCGATTCCCATCAGCGTGCAGACCATGTACAACAACACGGGTAGCTATTCGAATTATGTGGTGCCGAGCGTACTGGTGCTGATATTGCAGCAGACGCTTGTGATTGGCATTTGCATTTTGGGTGGAGCCCGCGCTCACCGCAAGTTCCGCAAATTGCAGCGCGATAGTTCAGTGGAAAATGAACTCATGCCTTACCGCTATTTTGGTCGCTCGCTGGCGTACTTCTTGCATTATTGCAGCTTTATCCTGTTCTACCATTTTGTGGTGTACAATGTGTTCGAATTCCCGCGTCGCGGCGAAATTCTCCCGATGGTGGCGTTTGCGATCGTTTTCCTGTTCTCGGTCATCAATTTCGGGATGGTGCTTTCGCAGGTATTCCTGCGTCGTGAAACGAGCATGCAGTTGTTCCTATACATGAGCATCCCGATTCTGTTCCTTTCGAACTTCAGCTGGCCTACCGAATTGATTCCGGCCTGGATGAAGGGCTTTTCTTGCCTGCTGCCCTCGACGTTTGCCATTCCGGCATGGCTTGCGATTGAACAGCGTGGAGCCGACATTTACGATGCTGCATCGCTGTTGCTGCCGCTCGCTTTGCAGGCGGTGTTCTACCTGTTGCTCGGGCTTGTACTTACAAACCTCCGCGACGGTAGCAAACTCAAAACCGGCGACATGTAG
- a CDS encoding zinc metallopeptidase: MMFDPLYMMILLVTLALSGSVSWMVKSRFNAGQKVGISSGLTGADVAKAILMDAGITDVKVLQHHGFLSDHYNPLNKTLNLSPEVYNGRNASAAGVAAHEVGHAIQHAQGYFPLWLRSFIVPAANLGSNLGPWLVILGIVLMSAGRALGYSLAVAGVVLFGIATLFTLVTVPVEFDASSRAKKVLARLDIVAQGREYNTVSGVLFAAGLTYVAAAIGSIMQLLYWAYRAGLIGGRRD, from the coding sequence ATGATGTTTGATCCTTTATACATGATGATTCTCCTGGTCACGCTCGCTCTTTCGGGTAGTGTTTCTTGGATGGTCAAGTCCCGTTTTAACGCTGGCCAGAAGGTCGGCATTTCCAGCGGCCTTACCGGCGCCGATGTCGCGAAGGCAATCCTGATGGATGCGGGCATTACCGACGTGAAGGTACTGCAGCATCATGGATTCTTGTCGGACCATTACAATCCACTGAACAAAACTCTGAACTTGTCGCCTGAAGTTTATAACGGCCGCAATGCATCTGCCGCGGGCGTTGCCGCTCACGAAGTGGGCCACGCCATTCAGCATGCGCAGGGATACTTCCCGCTGTGGCTGCGTTCGTTCATTGTGCCTGCCGCAAACCTTGGCTCGAATCTTGGTCCGTGGCTTGTGATTCTCGGCATCGTGCTCATGAGTGCGGGCCGTGCGCTCGGTTATTCCCTCGCCGTTGCAGGCGTGGTGCTGTTCGGTATCGCAACGCTCTTTACGCTGGTGACCGTGCCGGTGGAATTCGACGCGTCTTCCCGCGCCAAGAAGGTGCTTGCTCGCCTCGACATCGTAGCGCAGGGTCGCGAATACAATACGGTTTCGGGAGTGTTGTTTGCCGCAGGGCTTACCTATGTGGCTGCCGCCATTGGCTCTATTATGCAGTTGCTTTATTGGGCGTACCGTGCCGGACTTATCGGCGGTAGGCGAGATTGA
- a CDS encoding segregation/condensation protein A yields MTEVEEQEEYEVRIGAFNGPMDLLVYLVQKKEVPLEQISIAEIADQFLKWVNEYEGTDLSKAGDFLYMASRLMALKVQELLPAEQRDPEMEAEYNEDREQLMKEMLEYQRFKQVASGLQEMESENFGTYSRGRLEKTQTDEETLADANIWQLFRAYQKSLKTKISETIHHIELDYVTIQDRQQAINNYLSVNGRALFEDLLDNDSHPIVAAVTFMAMLEMIKTDEIVFRQSELFGPIWIYRKKNNADYAEEMAHETVFFSKDPDVKPGLVEAIRNQAIARSKEQTVGDLAAVMREAVLWTSRGRNVSEEDLTAMLEGREDLSEVQENPFAEMMKEDEAAEGTQTPAENAQAPTEGSQAPAENAAPTEEPAPVVESAPETSAPAEDIPVEEPVDSSIASVNEAPAEEPQPSDGSNNEPNMTDEEFEAFMKKAQAFYDSQASENSDNSDDSDDDDFPSIEVHSGDN; encoded by the coding sequence ATGACCGAAGTCGAAGAACAGGAAGAATACGAAGTACGCATCGGGGCGTTTAACGGCCCGATGGACTTGCTGGTGTATCTTGTTCAGAAGAAGGAAGTTCCGCTTGAACAGATTTCGATTGCCGAAATTGCGGACCAGTTTTTAAAGTGGGTGAACGAGTACGAGGGCACCGACCTGTCGAAGGCGGGCGACTTCTTGTACATGGCGAGCCGCTTGATGGCCCTCAAGGTGCAGGAACTTTTGCCGGCCGAGCAGCGCGACCCCGAGATGGAAGCGGAATACAACGAAGACCGCGAACAGCTCATGAAGGAAATGCTGGAATACCAGCGCTTTAAGCAAGTCGCGAGCGGACTCCAGGAAATGGAAAGCGAAAACTTCGGTACGTATTCCCGCGGTCGCCTTGAGAAAACACAGACCGACGAAGAGACTTTGGCCGACGCAAATATCTGGCAGCTTTTCCGCGCTTACCAGAAGAGTCTGAAGACCAAGATTTCGGAAACGATTCACCATATTGAACTTGACTACGTGACCATTCAGGACCGCCAGCAGGCAATCAACAATTACCTGTCGGTGAATGGCCGTGCCCTGTTCGAAGATTTGCTTGACAACGATTCTCACCCGATTGTCGCGGCAGTGACCTTCATGGCCATGCTCGAGATGATCAAGACGGACGAAATCGTATTCCGCCAGAGCGAACTGTTCGGACCGATTTGGATTTACCGCAAGAAGAATAACGCCGACTACGCCGAAGAAATGGCGCACGAGACCGTATTCTTCAGCAAGGATCCGGACGTGAAGCCGGGCCTTGTAGAAGCGATTCGCAACCAGGCGATTGCTCGTTCCAAGGAACAGACCGTGGGCGACTTGGCCGCAGTGATGCGCGAAGCCGTGCTGTGGACCAGCCGCGGCAGGAACGTGAGCGAAGAAGATTTGACCGCCATGCTCGAAGGTCGCGAAGACTTGAGCGAAGTGCAGGAAAACCCGTTCGCCGAAATGATGAAGGAAGACGAGGCTGCCGAAGGCACTCAGACTCCGGCAGAGAATGCCCAGGCCCCGACGGAAGGTTCTCAGGCCCCAGCAGAAAATGCCGCGCCGACAGAAGAGCCTGCGCCGGTTGTTGAATCTGCACCCGAAACAAGCGCTCCCGCCGAAGACATTCCGGTGGAAGAACCTGTCGACTCCTCGATCGCGTCTGTCAATGAGGCTCCGGCTGAAGAGCCGCAGCCGTCGGACGGCTCGAATAACGAGCCTAACATGACGGACGAAGAATTCGAAGCGTTCATGAAAAAAGCCCAGGCGTTCTATGACTCCCAGGCTTCTGAAAATTCAGACAATTCTGACGACTCCGATGATGACGACTTCCCGTCTATCGAAGTCCACTCCGGCGATAACTAA
- the glmS gene encoding glutamine--fructose-6-phosphate transaminase (isomerizing), translating into MCGIVGYIGQNEALPILVGGLKKLEYRGYDSSGVALIEDGKIETVRASGKIAALENKLKTKPLHGHVGIAHTRWATHGAPTEQNAHPHQSFDGKISIVHNGIIENYAILKKKLQSEGVEFKSETDTEVVAHLIARYYNGNLKEAVLKAISKIEGTFGLAVICKDEPGTMIGARRGSPLILGIGQNEFYLASDVSAIIMHTQKVVYLDDNDIVEIKEDGYNLLNTHSQPVQHEVQDVEFDADAIAKGGFAHFMLKEIFEQPEVLRNTMRGRLLYAEGNAKLAGLDTNIKELRNINRIIITACGTSYYAGMVGEYMIEDLAGVPVEVEYASEFRYRNPIIKPGTLVLAISQSGETADTLAALKEAQQKGATALAICNGVGSTIARTSDGGVYLHAGPEIGVASTKAFTSQVTVLAMIALLLGRQRRLSFEAGSDIVKAMQELPELVEQTLKLSDQIAGIANKYVKANNFLYLGRHFNYPVAMEGALKLKEISYIHAEGYPAAEMKHGPIALIDENMPVVVIAPKDALFDKVISNVREIKARGGKVIAISTEDCHPLDEIADHLIKVPKTIPMLMPIVTCVPLQLLAYHIAVLRGNDVDQPRNLAKSVTVE; encoded by the coding sequence ATGTGCGGAATTGTCGGATACATCGGACAAAACGAAGCTTTGCCAATCTTGGTCGGCGGTCTTAAAAAGTTGGAATACCGCGGCTATGACAGCTCAGGCGTTGCCCTGATTGAAGACGGAAAAATTGAAACCGTCCGTGCCTCCGGCAAGATTGCAGCTCTTGAAAACAAACTCAAGACAAAGCCTCTCCACGGTCATGTCGGCATTGCCCACACCCGTTGGGCCACCCACGGTGCCCCGACCGAACAGAACGCACACCCCCACCAGAGCTTTGACGGCAAGATTTCGATTGTCCATAACGGCATTATCGAAAACTACGCCATTTTGAAGAAGAAACTCCAGTCTGAAGGCGTCGAATTCAAGTCTGAAACCGATACCGAAGTCGTCGCCCACCTGATTGCCCGCTACTACAACGGCAACCTCAAGGAAGCCGTTCTCAAGGCCATTTCCAAGATTGAAGGTACTTTTGGCCTCGCCGTGATTTGCAAGGACGAACCCGGCACCATGATCGGTGCCCGTCGCGGCTCCCCGCTCATTTTGGGTATCGGCCAGAATGAATTCTACCTGGCCTCTGACGTTTCTGCAATCATCATGCACACGCAGAAGGTAGTGTACCTGGACGATAACGACATCGTCGAAATCAAGGAAGACGGCTACAACCTGTTGAATACGCACAGTCAGCCGGTGCAGCACGAAGTGCAAGACGTGGAATTCGACGCCGACGCCATCGCAAAGGGCGGCTTTGCCCACTTCATGCTCAAGGAAATTTTCGAACAGCCCGAAGTGCTCCGCAACACCATGCGCGGTCGCCTGCTGTACGCCGAAGGCAACGCCAAGCTTGCAGGCCTCGACACAAACATCAAGGAACTTCGCAACATTAACCGTATCATTATTACCGCCTGCGGTACCAGCTACTATGCCGGTATGGTCGGCGAATACATGATCGAAGACTTGGCCGGCGTCCCGGTTGAAGTCGAATACGCCTCGGAATTCCGTTACCGTAACCCGATTATCAAGCCGGGTACGCTCGTTCTTGCAATTAGCCAGTCCGGCGAAACCGCCGATACACTCGCCGCCCTTAAGGAAGCCCAGCAGAAGGGTGCCACCGCTCTTGCCATTTGTAACGGCGTAGGTTCCACCATCGCCCGCACCAGTGACGGCGGCGTTTACCTGCACGCAGGCCCCGAAATCGGTGTAGCCAGCACCAAGGCGTTCACCAGCCAGGTGACTGTGCTTGCCATGATCGCCCTTTTGCTTGGCCGCCAGCGCAGACTTTCTTTTGAAGCAGGCTCCGACATCGTGAAGGCCATGCAGGAACTCCCGGAACTTGTGGAACAAACTCTCAAGCTTTCCGACCAGATCGCAGGTATTGCCAACAAGTACGTAAAGGCAAACAACTTCTTGTACCTGGGACGCCACTTCAATTACCCGGTCGCCATGGAAGGCGCCCTGAAGCTCAAGGAAATCAGCTACATTCACGCCGAAGGCTACCCTGCCGCCGAAATGAAGCACGGCCCGATTGCCTTGATCGACGAAAACATGCCGGTCGTGGTGATTGCCCCGAAGGACGCTCTGTTTGACAAGGTCATCAGCAACGTTCGCGAAATCAAGGCCCGCGGCGGCAAGGTCATCGCCATCTCTACCGAAGATTGCCACCCCCTCGACGAAATTGCGGATCACCTGATCAAGGTTCCGAAGACTATCCCGATGCTCATGCCGATCGTGACATGCGTGCCGCTCCAGCTGCTTGCTTACCACATCGCCGTGCTTCGCGGAAACGACGTGGACCAGCCACGCAACCTCGCCAAGAGCGTGACCGTGGAATAA
- a CDS encoding FKBP-type peptidyl-prolyl cis-trans isomerase, producing MNKKLIIAAGALAFALTGCDQLCQGPKTKTALVTDKDKYSYALGAHFGNQARFQLVTRDSIDLDLDLFIQAFKERYNEDSAHFLMNDSVIFQTLTDLSQARQAEKNKKDSLAAEANKAAGEAFLATNKTAEGVVTTESGLQYKVITEGTGATPADGDIVKVHYTGTLLDGTKFDSSVDRGEPLEFPIGAVIPGWTEMLKLMKVGGKVTAWIPSDLAYGPRGRGPQIPGNSLLVFEMELIDTHSADAPAAEAPKAEAPKAEKKAAAKPAAPKAEAKPAAAKPAAEAKPAEAAKPAAEAKPAAEAKPAEAAKPAAEAPKAEAKPAAAAAAAPAAAAPAAAK from the coding sequence ATGAACAAAAAACTCATTATTGCTGCGGGTGCTCTCGCATTTGCTCTGACTGGCTGTGACCAGCTGTGCCAGGGTCCCAAGACCAAGACTGCTTTGGTGACCGATAAGGATAAGTACAGCTATGCTCTCGGTGCTCATTTCGGTAACCAGGCTCGTTTCCAGTTGGTAACCCGCGACTCTATCGACCTCGACCTCGATCTCTTTATCCAGGCTTTCAAGGAACGTTATAACGAAGATTCCGCTCATTTCTTGATGAACGATTCCGTCATCTTCCAGACCTTGACCGACCTTTCTCAGGCCCGTCAGGCTGAAAAGAACAAGAAGGACAGCCTCGCTGCCGAAGCCAACAAGGCTGCTGGCGAAGCATTCCTCGCTACGAACAAGACTGCCGAAGGCGTCGTGACCACCGAATCTGGCCTCCAGTACAAGGTGATTACCGAAGGTACGGGTGCAACTCCGGCCGATGGCGACATTGTGAAGGTTCACTACACCGGTACGCTCCTCGACGGCACCAAGTTCGACAGTTCTGTCGACCGTGGCGAACCGCTTGAATTCCCGATCGGCGCTGTGATTCCGGGCTGGACCGAAATGCTCAAGCTCATGAAGGTGGGCGGCAAGGTCACCGCTTGGATTCCGAGCGACCTCGCTTACGGTCCGCGTGGCCGTGGCCCGCAGATTCCGGGTAACAGCCTCCTCGTGTTCGAAATGGAATTGATCGATACTCATTCTGCCGACGCCCCGGCTGCTGAAGCCCCGAAGGCCGAAGCTCCGAAGGCTGAAAAGAAGGCTGCCGCTAAGCCGGCTGCTCCGAAGGCCGAAGCCAAGCCCGCCGCCGCAAAGCCGGCTGCTGAAGCAAAGCCTGCCGAAGCTGCTAAGCCCGCTGCCGAAGCCAAGCCGGCCGCTGAAGCAAAGCCTGCTGAAGCTGCTAAGCCCGCTGCTGAAGCCCCGAAGGCCGAAGCTAAGCCGGCTGCTGCCGCCGCTGCCGCTCCCGCTGCAGCTGCACCGGCCGCTGCCAAGTAA
- a CDS encoding peptidoglycan DD-metalloendopeptidase family protein: MNRLVFFALFAFLSLSLIGCNDEKKIQNLKDEGERLRAQIDSLTNEIEQLQMQPGNWIVHNDTVRAGDGLFQVLVRMQINERERGKIVLALQDSAELSKLRVGQVFYAAIDSSGSVQRFRYAPNPANIHMLSRTENGYVYSLIQKPVTRRQSIFEGALTEGSTLNGMLLKVGIPRRMVGIVSGVLQCKVAFPLARAGDKFRILLEETFYQDSIWISGRVVYAEFNGRIVGHHEAFRYEDPDPKSSFNAHYTEKGEALVFDGLRYPLDRLHITSPFGSRIHPITGQRKTHYGIDYGSPTGTPVYAVAEGVVTVSGFDPFSGNKIAIRHRDRSESWYMHLSVRGVKVGSKVAARQCIGRVGSTGRSTGPHLHLGFKNEKGNWINPASKTMIAAPKLEGQRLARLKDQVAEIRKQIEATLAAPAVKANDTTDVLVRMRSL, from the coding sequence GTGAATCGTCTGGTGTTTTTTGCATTATTTGCGTTTCTTTCGCTTTCGTTGATTGGCTGTAACGACGAGAAAAAGATTCAAAATCTTAAAGATGAAGGCGAGCGGCTTCGTGCACAGATAGATTCCCTGACCAACGAAATTGAACAGCTGCAAATGCAGCCTGGCAACTGGATTGTGCATAACGATACCGTTCGTGCGGGCGATGGCCTTTTCCAGGTGCTTGTCCGCATGCAAATCAACGAACGCGAACGCGGCAAGATTGTGCTTGCTCTTCAGGATAGTGCCGAACTTTCCAAACTCCGTGTGGGCCAGGTCTTTTACGCTGCTATCGACTCTTCGGGTAGCGTCCAGCGATTCCGTTACGCCCCCAATCCGGCGAATATCCATATGCTCAGCCGCACCGAAAACGGTTACGTTTACAGCCTGATTCAAAAGCCGGTGACCCGCCGCCAATCCATTTTCGAGGGCGCTCTCACCGAAGGCAGCACCTTGAATGGAATGCTTCTTAAGGTAGGTATTCCCAGACGTATGGTGGGTATCGTGAGTGGTGTGCTCCAGTGCAAGGTGGCTTTCCCCTTGGCCCGCGCCGGAGACAAGTTCCGCATTTTGCTCGAAGAAACCTTCTACCAGGATTCCATCTGGATTTCGGGCCGAGTCGTTTATGCCGAATTCAACGGCCGTATCGTGGGACACCACGAAGCCTTCCGTTACGAAGATCCGGATCCGAAAAGTTCCTTTAATGCCCACTATACCGAAAAGGGCGAAGCTTTGGTTTTCGATGGCCTGCGTTATCCGCTGGACCGTTTGCATATTACAAGCCCCTTCGGTAGCCGCATTCACCCGATCACGGGCCAGCGCAAGACTCACTATGGCATTGACTACGGTAGTCCCACGGGTACGCCGGTTTACGCCGTTGCCGAAGGTGTTGTGACGGTTTCGGGCTTTGATCCCTTCAGCGGCAACAAGATTGCCATTCGCCACCGCGACCGTTCCGAAAGTTGGTACATGCACCTGTCTGTTCGCGGTGTAAAGGTGGGCTCCAAGGTGGCTGCGCGCCAGTGCATTGGCCGCGTGGGCTCCACGGGCCGTAGCACCGGCCCGCACCTGCATCTGGGTTTCAAGAACGAAAAGGGTAATTGGATCAATCCGGCGTCCAAGACCATGATTGCCGCCCCCAAGCTTGAAGGGCAGAGGCTTGCTCGCCTCAAGGATCAAGTGGCAGAAATCCGCAAACAAATAGAGGCGACTCTCGCCGCCCCTGCCGTAAAAGCAAACGATACCACCGATGTACTGGTGCGTATGCGTAGCTTATAA
- a CDS encoding S41 family peptidase produces the protein MKFSKLLVSLEAALLLAACESTVSSDSLEDEIPSELDENQLFLATYPSDQVQDEYEAELYINYAWLDLAYIYGHTRNEIADNYKVYLGKGTADVNKVKGYCTADYYDVCYMFNQMADPFTQYFDPNVAEQVYKSVMETQEVVGIGAEVQSVSDGISSHLTVTKVYPDSPGEKAGLKEGDIIVSIDGLSISTAENFERMCSGEKGSIIQITVLRNDEAVVVNVTLDEYHAPSVIVHYEDSIPVIEILEFSETTIHPKGTYGEFLEALEKTAGATSTIIDLRQNPGGNVDHCNNVSMEFLSAGDTVIMDQMVEIDTATVNGKLKLVQRIDTVVTTATKDGIGRNRYYVLMSSDSSASCAEVVLSAVSVNKKTPIVGVTSYGKGIGQGVFTGKEYGIRGLALITAMQGFDKNGDSYHDVGIVPDYEITDPDEQMAKAVELAKGATELRTAGYGTERLYHFSKARESTNSNKKVPDIRDLKTRYKIIK, from the coding sequence ATGAAATTCAGCAAGTTACTTGTATCACTGGAAGCAGCGCTGTTGCTGGCAGCCTGCGAATCCACCGTCAGTAGCGACTCGTTAGAAGACGAAATTCCGAGCGAGCTTGATGAGAACCAGCTCTTTCTTGCAACATACCCCTCGGATCAAGTGCAGGACGAATACGAAGCGGAGCTTTACATCAACTATGCCTGGCTTGATCTCGCCTACATTTACGGCCACACCCGCAACGAAATTGCCGACAACTACAAAGTTTATCTAGGCAAGGGGACCGCAGACGTCAACAAGGTCAAGGGCTATTGTACGGCCGACTATTACGACGTATGCTACATGTTCAACCAAATGGCGGATCCCTTTACCCAATACTTCGACCCCAACGTCGCCGAACAAGTCTACAAGAGCGTGATGGAGACCCAAGAAGTCGTCGGCATCGGAGCTGAAGTTCAGTCTGTTTCAGACGGAATATCGAGCCATTTAACCGTTACCAAGGTTTATCCCGATTCTCCCGGTGAGAAGGCCGGACTCAAAGAAGGCGACATCATCGTATCTATCGACGGTCTTTCCATTTCGACAGCCGAAAACTTCGAAAGAATGTGTTCCGGAGAAAAAGGCAGCATTATACAGATTACGGTTCTCCGCAATGACGAAGCTGTCGTCGTAAACGTAACCTTGGACGAATACCACGCCCCATCAGTAATAGTCCACTACGAAGATTCGATTCCGGTCATTGAAATTCTGGAATTTTCGGAAACGACGATTCACCCCAAGGGAACCTACGGAGAATTCCTCGAAGCCCTGGAAAAAACCGCAGGCGCCACCTCGACCATTATTGACTTGCGTCAAAATCCCGGTGGCAACGTCGACCATTGCAACAATGTTTCGATGGAATTCCTCTCTGCCGGGGACACGGTCATTATGGACCAAATGGTGGAAATCGATACCGCTACGGTGAACGGCAAGCTGAAACTCGTCCAAAGAATTGACACCGTCGTCACCACCGCCACAAAAGATGGCATCGGCAGGAACCGCTATTACGTTCTGATGTCCAGCGATTCTTCCGCCAGTTGCGCAGAAGTCGTATTGTCAGCCGTATCCGTAAACAAGAAGACTCCCATCGTGGGCGTAACCTCTTACGGAAAGGGCATTGGCCAGGGCGTCTTCACCGGAAAGGAGTACGGCATTCGCGGTCTCGCCCTCATTACCGCCATGCAGGGCTTTGACAAGAATGGAGATAGCTATCACGACGTCGGCATTGTCCCCGACTACGAAATAACGGATCCCGACGAACAAATGGCAAAGGCCGTAGAACTCGCCAAGGGCGCAACAGAACTGCGCACCGCCGGATACGGGACCGAAAGACTCTACCATTTCTCGAAGGCTCGCGAATCGACAAATTCAAACAAAAAAGTCCCGGACATCCGAGACTTGAAAACGAGATATAAAATCATCAAGTAG